Proteins encoded by one window of Candidatus Zixiibacteriota bacterium:
- a CDS encoding NADH-quinone oxidoreductase subunit K: MNQYLIFGGLLFAIGLFGALTRTSTAAVLLSIQLMATAAIVTFVTFNHFIVSDGNSGQIFAIVIAVVSAAQLLLGALFVLRTYKKESLAALNMIKRRWLLLVIGVSLIGLYKLETDPSRERVWPLLTLVSALGLIVMALASRHSPSKREEQTPSEPPATSKEEMTSV; this comes from the coding sequence ATGAATCAGTACCTTATATTCGGCGGACTTCTCTTTGCGATTGGACTCTTTGGCGCGTTGACAAGGACATCCACTGCGGCTGTTTTGCTTTCTATACAGCTCATGGCCACCGCTGCGATAGTGACTTTTGTGACATTCAATCATTTTATTGTCTCCGATGGCAACAGCGGGCAGATATTTGCGATAGTGATTGCGGTCGTGTCTGCCGCCCAGCTCTTACTCGGCGCGCTGTTTGTACTGCGCACGTACAAAAAGGAGTCGCTTGCGGCTCTCAACATGATCAAACGGCGTTGGCTTCTTCTTGTCATCGGTGTGTCGCTTATCGGTCTCTATAAACTTGAGACGGATCCATCACGTGAGCGCGTCTGGCCGTTGCTGACCCTTGTCTCCGCGCTTGGACTGATTGTAATGGCGCTCGCTTCGCGTCACTCGCCATCCAAAAGAGAGGAGCAGACGCCGTCCGAGCCGCCTGCCACAAGCAAAGAAGAAATGACGTCGGTTTGA
- a CDS encoding RidA family protein, which translates to MREIIHTENAPKAIGPYSQAVKISCGTMIFCAGQTPLDPKTMVLVGETAAEQCKQVMANIQAVLKAAGADFSNVVKTTIFLKDMNDFASVNEVYGGYFSAPPPARSTVEVSRLPKDCRVEIEVIAMA; encoded by the coding sequence ATGAGAGAAATAATTCATACCGAAAATGCCCCCAAAGCTATCGGCCCGTATTCACAGGCGGTGAAAATATCATGCGGGACTATGATATTCTGCGCTGGGCAAACCCCCCTTGATCCCAAAACTATGGTACTCGTGGGAGAGACCGCGGCCGAGCAATGCAAACAGGTCATGGCCAACATCCAGGCTGTCCTCAAGGCGGCTGGCGCTGACTTCTCAAATGTTGTGAAGACAACTATTTTCCTCAAAGATATGAATGATTTTGCTTCAGTAAACGAAGTGTACGGCGGCTATTTCTCGGCCCCCCCTCCGGCACGGTCTACTGTAGAGGTCTCACGGTTGCCAAAAGACTGTCGGGTCGAGATCGAAGTCATTGCCATGGCATGA
- a CDS encoding lysophospholipid acyltransferase family protein has protein sequence MKPKILYYTGWTIGRIISKGIFRITVSGQEHIPGTGGFILATNHKSYFDPLFIGSWSPRQLYYFAKSELWKNKIFGAIISRTNALPVKRGAVDRTALDLSLNTIAHGNGLVIFPEGTRSLSDKFLEPKPGIGLIAARARCPIIPGYIHGTNALKECFLGRRQMSITFGPAISPLWIGSQPFDKEGYMTIARKVMGEIEKLKNEKNNK, from the coding sequence GTGAAACCGAAAATTCTCTACTATACCGGCTGGACAATCGGCCGGATAATATCCAAAGGCATTTTTAGAATTACGGTTTCAGGGCAGGAGCATATTCCGGGAACAGGCGGTTTCATTCTCGCAACAAACCATAAATCGTATTTCGATCCGCTTTTTATCGGAAGCTGGTCGCCGAGGCAACTGTATTATTTTGCCAAATCAGAGTTGTGGAAAAATAAGATTTTTGGCGCCATTATCAGCCGGACAAACGCCCTTCCGGTCAAACGAGGCGCAGTGGACAGAACAGCTTTGGATCTTTCGCTGAACACCATCGCCCATGGCAACGGTCTGGTAATTTTCCCTGAAGGCACGCGCTCGCTCAGTGATAAATTTCTTGAACCAAAACCAGGAATTGGATTGATAGCCGCTCGCGCGCGTTGCCCGATTATTCCCGGCTATATTCATGGCACCAATGCGCTTAAAGAATGCTTTCTCGGTAGGAGGCAAATGTCAATAACTTTTGGTCCAGCGATTTCTCCGCTGTGGATTGGCAGTCAGCCATTCGACAAAGAGGGGTATATGACTATCGCCAGAAAAGTAATGGGCGAGATAGAGAAGCTCAAAAACGAAAAAAACAACAAGTGA
- the cmk gene encoding (d)CMP kinase, giving the protein MSNLLYLKDMAHLNSNLFNVKQRIIAIDGPSGSGKSTTAKLVAARLGYQYLDTGAMYRALTFIATRNHIPPSDGVTLTKMAFEMVFEFQTTEAVNRVFVNGEEVTSDIRTPEITRLVSEVSAHKGVREAMVAKQVEIGKTGGIVAEGRDTTTVVFPHAEIKVYLEASVDARARRRLLDIQRMNLTSSVEEQIADLERRDAYDSGRTHSPLTRAADAVIVDTTNLTIEDQVIAIVDLLKSVPS; this is encoded by the coding sequence ATGAGCAATTTATTATACCTTAAAGACATGGCGCATCTGAATAGTAATTTGTTTAACGTGAAACAACGTATTATTGCAATCGACGGCCCATCCGGGTCGGGAAAATCAACGACCGCGAAACTTGTTGCCGCGCGGCTCGGCTACCAGTATCTGGATACCGGCGCGATGTATCGCGCGCTCACTTTCATCGCCACCCGAAATCACATTCCGCCATCCGACGGTGTTACTTTAACAAAGATGGCTTTTGAAATGGTCTTCGAGTTTCAGACAACTGAGGCGGTCAATCGCGTTTTTGTAAATGGGGAAGAAGTTACTTCGGATATACGGACTCCGGAAATAACCCGGCTGGTGTCTGAAGTCTCAGCGCACAAAGGTGTACGTGAGGCAATGGTTGCCAAACAGGTGGAAATCGGTAAAACAGGCGGAATTGTTGCTGAAGGACGCGATACCACAACCGTAGTCTTTCCCCATGCCGAGATTAAAGTTTATCTGGAGGCATCAGTCGATGCCCGTGCACGACGCCGGCTGCTTGACATTCAGCGCATGAATCTCACAAGTTCTGTGGAGGAGCAGATTGCCGATCTGGAACGACGCGACGCATACGATTCAGGGCGGACGCATTCGCCGCTTACCCGCGCCGCAGATGCAGTGATTGTCGATACGACAAATTTAACAATTGAAGACCAAGTGATCGCAATTGTCGACCTGTTAAAATCCGTTCCGTCGTAA